In Molothrus ater isolate BHLD 08-10-18 breed brown headed cowbird chromosome 22, BPBGC_Mater_1.1, whole genome shotgun sequence, the following are encoded in one genomic region:
- the ST3GAL4 gene encoding CMP-N-acetylneuraminate-beta-galactosamide-alpha-2,3-sialyltransferase 4 isoform X2, with amino-acid sequence MINKSRGKILGVLALFLVMVWYSIYREDSFYFPVQENNKTTCPLGEVEKKAAQLIGNYTRDHPLFLQLKDYFWVKTPSLYELPYGTKGSEDILLRLLSITHYSLPESIQSLKCRRCAVVGNGHRLRNSSMGDTINTYDVVIRLNNAPVHGYEQDVGSKTTMRLFYPESAHFDPRTENNPDTLLVLVPFKPMDFQWMEAILNDKKRVRKGFWKQPPLIWDANPEQVRVLNPYYMEVTAAKLLNLPMKQPRKVKQKPTTGLLAITLALHFCDLVHIAGFGYPDSANKKQTIHYYEQITLKSMAASEHNVSHEAVAIKRMLELGLVRNLTYF; translated from the exons ATGATCAACAAGTCTC GAGGGAAGATACTCGGGGTGCTGGCGCTGTTTCTGGTGATGGTTTGGTACTCGATCTACCGGGAAGACAG CTTTTATTTCCCTGTGCAAGAAAACAACAAGACAACGTGTCCCCTTGGGGAggtggaaaagaaagcagcGCAGCTCATCGGGAA CTACACGAGGGACCACCCACTGTTCTTGCAGCTGAAGGACTATTTTTGGGTGAAGACGCCATCGCTCTATGAGCTGCCCTACGGCACCAAGGGAAGTG AAGACATCCTGCTGCGCCTGCTGTCCATCACCCACTACTCCCTGCCCGAGAGCATCCAGAG CCTCAAGTGCAGGAGGTGTGCCGTGGTGGGCAACGGCCACCGGCTCCGCAACAGCTCCATGGGGGACACCATCAACACCTACGACGTGGTGATCAG GCTGAACAACGCCCCGGTCCATGGTTATGAGCAGGACGTGGGCTCCAAGACCACCATGCGCCTCTTCTACCCTGAGTCAGCCCACTTCGACCCCCGGACCGAGAACAACCCCGACACGCTGCTGGTGCTCGTGCCCTTCAAGCCCATGGACTTCCAGTGGATGGAGGCCATCCTTAACGACAAGAAGAGG GTTCGGAAAGGGTTTTGGAAACAGCCCCCACTGATCTGGGACGCCAACCCGGAGCAAGTTCGCGTCCTCAATCCCTACTACATGGAAGTAACTGCTGCTAAACTGCTCAACCTCCCCATGAAGCAACCACGGAAGGTCAAACAG AAGCCCACCACAGGGCTGCTGGCCATCACCTTGGCACTGCACTTCTGTGACCTGGTGCACATCGCGGGCTTTGGCTACCCCGATTCAGCCAACAAGAAGCAAACCATCCACTACTACGAACAGATCACACTCAAATCCATGGCC GCGTCAGAGCACAACGTGTCACACGAGGCCGTGGCCATCAAGAggatgctggagctgggacTCGTCAGGAACCTCACCTACTTCTGA
- the ST3GAL4 gene encoding CMP-N-acetylneuraminate-beta-galactosamide-alpha-2,3-sialyltransferase 4 isoform X1, with product MINKSRGKILGVLALFLVMVWYSIYREDRYTQLFYFPVQENNKTTCPLGEVEKKAAQLIGNYTRDHPLFLQLKDYFWVKTPSLYELPYGTKGSEDILLRLLSITHYSLPESIQSLKCRRCAVVGNGHRLRNSSMGDTINTYDVVIRLNNAPVHGYEQDVGSKTTMRLFYPESAHFDPRTENNPDTLLVLVPFKPMDFQWMEAILNDKKRVRKGFWKQPPLIWDANPEQVRVLNPYYMEVTAAKLLNLPMKQPRKVKQKPTTGLLAITLALHFCDLVHIAGFGYPDSANKKQTIHYYEQITLKSMAVSVCPTVLSLFPPFFPQEGGWQPRRAVP from the exons ATGATCAACAAGTCTC GAGGGAAGATACTCGGGGTGCTGGCGCTGTTTCTGGTGATGGTTTGGTACTCGATCTACCGGGAAGACAGGTACACACAGCT CTTTTATTTCCCTGTGCAAGAAAACAACAAGACAACGTGTCCCCTTGGGGAggtggaaaagaaagcagcGCAGCTCATCGGGAA CTACACGAGGGACCACCCACTGTTCTTGCAGCTGAAGGACTATTTTTGGGTGAAGACGCCATCGCTCTATGAGCTGCCCTACGGCACCAAGGGAAGTG AAGACATCCTGCTGCGCCTGCTGTCCATCACCCACTACTCCCTGCCCGAGAGCATCCAGAG CCTCAAGTGCAGGAGGTGTGCCGTGGTGGGCAACGGCCACCGGCTCCGCAACAGCTCCATGGGGGACACCATCAACACCTACGACGTGGTGATCAG GCTGAACAACGCCCCGGTCCATGGTTATGAGCAGGACGTGGGCTCCAAGACCACCATGCGCCTCTTCTACCCTGAGTCAGCCCACTTCGACCCCCGGACCGAGAACAACCCCGACACGCTGCTGGTGCTCGTGCCCTTCAAGCCCATGGACTTCCAGTGGATGGAGGCCATCCTTAACGACAAGAAGAGG GTTCGGAAAGGGTTTTGGAAACAGCCCCCACTGATCTGGGACGCCAACCCGGAGCAAGTTCGCGTCCTCAATCCCTACTACATGGAAGTAACTGCTGCTAAACTGCTCAACCTCCCCATGAAGCAACCACGGAAGGTCAAACAG AAGCCCACCACAGGGCTGCTGGCCATCACCTTGGCACTGCACTTCTGTGACCTGGTGCACATCGCGGGCTTTGGCTACCCCGATTCAGCCAACAAGAAGCAAACCATCCACTACTACGAACAGATCACACTCAAATCCATGGCCGTAAGTGTTTGCCCCACAGTTTTGTCCCTgttccccccatttttcccccaggaGGGGGGATggcagcccaggagagcagtgccatgA